The Papaver somniferum cultivar HN1 chromosome 6, ASM357369v1, whole genome shotgun sequence genome segment gaatttgggataaaatagagaattagagcacaaaagatgagttaaacgcCAATAAAAAGATGTAGAAATacgcaatatttggcactcatcagtgatTCGGTTTACTTGGaatttgtttttaaaaaaaaagaacctTGGTTAAAGCTGACGAACTCGAATCCTGTGCCTCATGTTATTATGCattttctcatcaagatcgagaaaatgctgagatggtctctgctgaagtagttcatggttttctcactgacCTTGGGAAGACCCAACTGAAGCTTGAGAACTCGGTAAAATATCTTAACAtgctacgaactgagttgaaaaaggttaactctgaccttgttctcatgaagtcatatgttaaggatcttctcaatgaggatatcttctcccaATATGCAATTGATACAgtctgtcacaagcttgaagattttggaaccagtgaagcttccgtacCTGAACTCTGATTAGTGTTTGTGATCATGTTTGGTCTTTAGAGTTCGTTTTGTCTTgatttattttgtctagtaaatcttcttataagaatttatttcttgtgtttttagaagaataactagggtttggaatagccattattgtgagtacacatagctatgtccaacattttcatcttcatgtttttaggtttatttagttaaaatctaagttttttggaagatgatttttgcaattttaatctttatgattttatatattgcaaattgttatgggatatgttgtttacgtccgtgaacctgtgactgtcccatacttgttgaaaagttatctctattatgtcggtatgaaagtattgacaaaagatagaatgaacttttgacttacaaaagttaaagccttttatgtcattatttgatggaagaaaggataaaacttttgtttacaaggattatgtctattgtatgacATTGTATTCCGTAGtataggtcgatctccgatccacatttttgtgcatatactgtgttgctccgtaagttctcttatgtcgagcatggacaattgaattgatcactttcttatggttaatttagttgtgtattccaattgaactaaccatgggttctcttgtggttatttcaattaaattttttggatacaaattcatgttttcatgtgatttggttttatccaaagaaatccttcttttcttgtaaaagaaaggtcacatttgttgttctttcgggaatgacattttatggggggggagttatttttgaacttgtgcttaattgccaaatctttgtggggagtgcggttgtggaatattataggggttatcttgtatctttataaactccttgatgaatgcatttagcttcggctttatgattgcatataaattagttggtatgttattctcttttggtcatgaagtatatctatgaaaatttcatgaggatcccactagtgttcgtacctttgccaatttatattgacaaaaagggggagaattaatgtgtagtatcatactacaaatacatatggtttacggatcattatgtaagggagagtggttttcatgttgagatgaagtattgactaagggggagtgatacatatcaccatagtattgttgtcaaagttgtgatacaattgaattttgatgctgtataataatattatgacaatgtataacaatgattgagagcatttgttttctcattgttgtcgccacggatcttcaacaattatgatgctgagttgaacacgtttagaatcatggagtacttggaagtgacgattttttcgagtcgtgttgaagattccaaagagatcaagcatttggatgagaagctacaagtttttatttattttgtaatccatatatttgatagttttgtcactaaaattgataaaggggtagattgttagagcactgctcggttgaactcgcatgcgttgctatctcaagcatgtttgtcaatgttagtgaccaaaactataagtcttgatttctagcctacttttagatgtctcggactaggacttAATTTGGTAGTTGAGCTTACTTttcacagcgttcatcatttgaagacgaagaactactaaggggagcttgtggaacttcatcgacaaaaggtatgtggagacttaaactcatgtatcacttggaaagtctatttctaatctatctcttatattgagacataagtcgtattacgatatagttttctatatacacatttcagatttcgagctgagcttaactcgcttacatatttctcgaaatatgtgttgacaagctttcgcttcgaccaagttcatcttatatcatgtgaaaatttccgagtaacatcttacatggtttgtgtgatacaatcatttggtgttgtcttggaatattTCATAATGATTATTTCGATAActtgaaattgctttgatgctgatAGTGTGTAAAAAACGActgttgtcatcctctaagaaagtttcaatgattgaaataagagtttagaacacttaccaTTATTGGATAGTTGTGTACTCTtgaacatatgtaatccatgtctgggaaccatagtatgcgtacccgtttgcgtactggttggtttgagaaatccgggaacctaagtatgcgtacccacttgcgtactggcgtacaggttcatgtccgagaatttctgctgggatttgaagtttgcgtacccgtttgcgtactggcgtaattCAATCTTAGTAcaagtatttcaagtatgcgtacccgtttgcatacttgaaggttaaagttctaaaaccggttttaaacatgaacataaacatttatataatatggaatgcaatctttgcaaaccgtggatataattttcatgattgattcgaattaatcaaaccgattttgcttcaattgtgttcttgtataattctatgagaatataataattgaacaactctttaactagtttcatttgagtcatttgaactagttatggttaagatgaataaggttgatatgagagtaatcatatggctaacctcggttaactatttgtgaaccaacatagtatacacgtttaggtacagttacataaaacTAAATAAggttacatttcatttatgtgtaacaagctaagttagatctaacggttgaaatatattagcttggttgaatcaggtttttcatctaacggtgaatattgaatgctttgctaccaaggtaacttggattgcaaaccctgatttgaaaactatataaaggagaactctaggaactgggaaaactaatccccacacctccttgtGTTACtaattgcataactagagtcgattctcctttaaccttaggtttctatcgagaccctgtaggttaacgacttcaaagacttcattgggattgtgaagccagacccaattattttctttgtagttgcgtgttctgatcttgcctgattctatcatattgagtacaattgaaataaatgACTTGAGATtagtttctccgataggcaagataaaagtaatcacaaacatcttcttctcatcgtttgtgattccaaaatatcttgtttcgctagtcgattaagattattatgaggtgattgatcatactaggctgttcttcgggaatataagtccgatttatcaattagttcctattcaccttaatttattaaaagatggaacaaaaactcttgggtatttctgtgggtgacatgtttattcaatccataaacttttctgtgtgagacagatttgtttatcaagtcttcgactttgggtcgtagtaactcttggttgtgggtgagatcaactaagggaatcaagtgcgcagtatcttgttgggatcagagacgtaaggaacgcaactgtaccttgaatcagtgtgagattgattagggttcaactacggtccagtgcgaagttaattggtagtaggctagagtctgtagcgtcttaatacagtgtggtgttcaatctggactaagtcccgggatttttctgcattttcggtttcctccttaaaaaaatcctggtgtctgtgttatttatttttcgtattatattttttttatataattgaaatatcacaggttgtgcgtcaagaTCAATcatttagaatatccaacctttggttgttgatttacattgattgacacttgaacattggtctttggtaccgttcaagtgactcctattatattcaattgggctcgcagatttctatttggtgattgcggattgaattaagagttagagatattaagctcttttatatactttactctagattgaatctgaatatctatttgattctctagaaagtgtattggagtaagtcctctcagattgccaaacgaattgttgggtgtggttgttagacccccgcattttcagtaatAATCTATTTGGTTTAGTTGATGGTTCAATTCTTCCAGAAACACCTACAATCATGATCAACAATACTAAAGTTCCAAATCCAAACTATCTTGAATGGTTACAATTTGATAATTTTTTTGAATCATGTGTTAATGCTAGATAAATCTTTATCTTCAGAACTTCTTGGAAAGATATCGGCAAGGGAGAAATGTTTGCATCTCGCAAAACTATTCACTGAataattttttgcaagaaagtcAATGCTTAGATCTCAGTCGTACTAAATCTTTATCTAACGAACTTCTTGGAAAGATATCGACAAGGGAGAAATGGTTGCATCTCAGAAAACTATTCACTGAATAATTTTTCGCAAGAAAGTCAATGCTTAGATCTCAGTCGTACTCTATCAAGAAAGGTTCTTCAACAATTAGTGAGTTTTCACATTAACTCAAGACTATTTCCGGTTCATTTGCAGATCCTGGATAACCAGTTCCAGATGTTGATCTCGTAATGTACGCGCTTAAAGGTTTAGGTAAAGATTATATTCACTTTTTTGTTAGTGTTCAAAATCGTCAACCTCGCCTTCTCTTTTCTGAATTGAGATCTAGCTTAGATAGTCATGAGCAGTTTTTGAGAGAACAAGAAAccgagtccttttcatttcttgtcACCGATTCAACAAACTCAGCCTTCTATGTCAAGAAACACAACTCTTCTTTTCGCAAACCTGCTATGCCACtaggatttccttcatctcatTATCCAATTTTTTCTCGTAAGCTTCTTATAAATTCTActatacctcaatatggatttAGGAAAGCTGAGTTCAATCCAACTCAGAAACAGGTGGTAGATTACAGCTCCAATCCTTGTCAGATATGCAACAAACTTGGACATTTTGCTACCAGGTGCAGATTCAGATATATGCCTCCAAGAATAGTGAACCACCTCTTCAAAAGGCATTTCTTGGTCTTAATCTTAATGCAGGAAGCAGTACTGAGAATACTTCTTAGTTTTTAAATGAATTTGATTGCAATGTGTAGCCTCCTCTAATTACTTTTCAGTCTTGGAGTTATTGGGGGACATAATGCTTCTGGTGCTTCAAAATGATTGTATCTAGGATGTAATATCTAAGGGTTGAAAAGTGCTCTCTTACGAAAATTGTTACGAGAACGGCCTCGTCACAGCATGACTCTTTAGTTATATATGATACTATATCAGTAGCACCCCCTTTAGCATTTTCATTTAATTAGTGTTATATTTGGTATTTGGACCAACGGATGCCATAATTACATAACGCTACAATAAGAAAATCTAATAAATTGGGCTAATGATTTGAGGCTCATGGCCTAGTCTATAAGACTGCTATGCCGAGGTGTACCGAGCCGAGGCACAAGGCTAAAAATTAAAAGAAAGCCATGATGAGTAGGGCGAAGGGTCTTTAGTTTTGACTTTCGAAGTTGGCGAAGGCCGTGCTTTGGCTAAGAAGTTGAACGCTTCATACAATTTTGTTAAGAAACCAGATTCCCTGTTTCCACATGGTTAGTTCAAAAACAACTGTAAAACCTACATTCCGTTTCTTATTATTTTCTGAAAAACTGACCGAGTTGAGTTGGAATTAAGTTACACGTTATTAACGTGTCATCCACATCTTTCTCACTTCGACCTTTTCATGTCATAAGAATCTCAAAACTGTGTTTGAAGTCATATAAGTAATGAATTTTACAAACCATTCTCAGGCATaaacaattagggttttctcattcCTATTTTTTCCATCTCAGCTTACAGTTGTTTTGAGCTCAAGGAAGAGCAGAAGCTGATCTACTTGCTGGTAAGGCACCAATGTAATACGAGCTGAACTGCCAGAGAGGGAGAGTAGCAAAGATGTAACATCCACCATCTGCAATTGCAAATATCACAGACAAATAAGAATGAGAACTAAAAACAAACTTGAAGACACGACAACTTAATTTGGAACTGGCTAGAAAGAATACAATTAGCTGcgagctcttttcttttctttgagatATGTATATATATCAGTCTATGATGTATCCTTGGCTATATCCAAAGTCTGACAAATGATCAATTAAAGTACCATTTCCATCCAAGTATCAGATCATCAAAAAGTACTGAGACATAGACATGTCATCTGATCAAGAAGTATGTAACTAAAACCGAAATCTTCAAGCTTAATGTAGAAACTGGAATTACTCAAGTTAAAAAGTTAAGAGTAGGAAAAAAAAACAGTATAACAGCAAAAATTTAGCAAAGAAATTTATCGTGGTTGGAGAAATAACAGGAAAAGTTAGTAAGGCAGCATGAACTCCCGAAGAATTCTGTTTAAAAAGTAAAAGCTGAGTCCCAAGACTCCCAACCACTTGGCTAATGTACTAATAACAATCCTACATTCTGGACAGCTATGTAAAAGAATTAGTTGGACAGCTATAGAGAAAATAATAGGAAGTGCACCTTGTGAAATATTAAGCAAAAATGAGAATGACAAATCACATGCAACGGTAATTGTAGCATAAGAAATGAGCACTTATTAAATTGTCGCAGCACATGAAAATTGAATCATATATCAACAAAGAATGCCAAAACTCGATGGCAGATTATGTAAATCAATCAAACTAAGTTGGACTATCAGTCTGCAAATAAACTTACATATTAAGGGAGCAGTTTAAGGTTATCTAGCTACTGATGATGAAACTAGAAGTTTAAGAAATAGATTTCTCAAGTCTCCTAGATTATCCTAAATTGTGTAAATGTAGGAGTGCAAGATAAGAAATTATCTCGAGCTTAAATAAAAATGTGCCAGCAGAGACTGGAAGACAACCAAAATCAGTTTCTAGACAATTGAATAATGCAAAATGCAAAAAGTGAGAACCACTTTATGTGACCACTTCTAAGAAGTCGAGCAATATATTCAGATAGACAGGGCACCACTAGCGCCTGTATTGGTAATGTTTCCAAAAAATTGGTCACTATAGATTTGGCTAGTTAGTCTTGAACCCTTGACGAAGCTAGTTGATACAATTATCTAGTGGGTGAACTTTAACAAAGTGGTCTCCCGTTGTTTAACTACAAATCATAAGCTAAACCATAATTTACAAATTCTAGCATATGAAACAATGCTGATACAAATTTAGAGCTAAATCTTTATTGATTTCAAGCACCCTCTGCCTTGTCTTACAAAACCAAAACACATTCTACACAAAAAAGACGATCGTATTAATTCTCAGTGAATTCCATCAAAGCAGTATGTGTAAACAGATTTAGAAGATAAAAGGATATAATTACCTTAAATACAGATGTTGAGTTAGACAGAAGTATTGACCATCTCTTCTTCGGCCTGCTTCTTCTTGAGATACTGATGAAGCAAAGTAAGCCTAGCCGTCTCAAATGCAAAATAACCCAAAGCTGCAAAACAAGCACTATGAACAACCCTAGGACCCATTCCTCTACTAAATCCAACCCATCCTTCTTCCTTCAAAATTTGCTTAACAGTTTCATTCACTCCACTATACACAACAGCAGAAACCTTATTCTTAGTCTCTCCTTGAACCTGAGTCATCAATCTAGTCTTAACCACATCAAGTGGCGTCGTAATAGAAGCTGAAATCGCCCCTGCCAATGCCCCACAACACACACTTTGTAAAGGTTCCAAATTCTCTTGCCCAGTTTTACTCAACACAGCAGATTTCAAATACTCAAATGAAGAATAACTTAAAACACCAGCAGGCAAATTTCTAAGTAATGTTGCAGAATAACCAGCATAAAGACCCAATATCCCATCTTTCTGTAATATCTTAACCAAAACCTCCCACGACCTACCCTTTGCCCCGGTCTGCATTCTCTGCGTAATAAGCTCTTTCGGAACCATTATTGCAGAAGAAACAATATTACCCATTGCACCAGCAGTAGGAGGAATAAGCACAGCAGGGTAATTCGGTACTTTAGACAACACAGACTTACCAAATTCACAAGTACCAAAATACATAGCAGAAGAGAAAGTAGAACCAATAATCACAGCAGAAACACCacgataaaaccctaaaattccagaACTTTGAAAGGTTTTAGCAATTGCATCAAACGTACCATTGTAAATTTTGTCAGCCCCTTTTGTTTGAAGCTTTGTTTTGATAGTATCAAGTGGAAGTAGACAAACATAAGTAAAAGCACCTGCAATTCCTCCTGCTGTTGCACCAATCAAAGCCTTTTCAATAACAGACACATTTTTTAAAAGCACTTTAACTTTTGAGCTTCCTTTAATGGCTGGTTGTATTTTAAGCCAATTTTGAGAAGTGGGTTCTTCTGGGTTTTCAATCGAAAGGGAAGTTGAAGAGAAATTGAGATTGTGGTtgtttcttctgaaatttttgccatttttcttcaaaactttgtTAGGAGAATTGTGATTTTGAGTTGATGACAGAAGAATTGTATTGAAGTTGTTATAAAAATTATTGAAATCTGTGATTGTGTGAAGATGGTTTGGGACCTTTGGGTTTTGAGGTGGGAGATACATAAAAGAAGAGAAATTGTCTTTCATTTTTTCCCCTTATTCTGCCAACCACTGAACTGAGGGATATGAAGTGAACATAGAATAAGAACAGCCAAGAGCCAGCTACAGGTTATGTCTACAGAGTACATGTTTGGTTGGACTGAAACCAGGAGAGCACGACGGGCCATACCGGGCTGACCGATCCATTGGATAGGCCTGAtcagggctgcacaacgggtagggtgtgtaggatatggcctatttcgTCACCATACCCGTTGACTGGCGGGTAAGAAAacttttacccgccaccctacccgtcattaaacgggtaaggtcctacccgacccattaattggcgggtcgggtaggatagggtggcgGATATAACCGTTTTTTTCCCCCTATGTTCTGGACTTTCTGGTTACTAGTATCTTGACTGTGTACGCAAAAAAagcttctcaaaaaaaaaaaaagatcttgcAACAACACAACAAATAAGAGCTAGCCTATCTAAATATGTACCAAATGGTACTGCCAATCTAACTAGGGAAAACGAACAAACAAAAGTATCCTGCTAGGCACAAAGCCATTTATAGTCTCAAGAAACAAGAGTTCTATTCTTTTCAAAATCGACGATGAATCCCAGCATGATTCCATGTTCTTCACGTaagcttgttcttcatataacagtatcatcaccaaaagctcttcatatgaccttcttcaatcatcatctatgatgatggaataagtactaagatcaccaaataaatctgcatacaagttatctcttgttagatCCTCTTACTGATACAAGGGAGAGAGCAACCATATAAGTAGTACTATTATAAAAGACCAGCCAATGAGAGATGCCTGGCCGCCACACCAATACGAATATTCTGATCAGATGCAGAGGAGGTAAATGAGCAAGTTGGATAAAAAAGCTTAGATGAAAAAGCAATTCACCATTAGAAGAATACTCTTCCTTCTTGTTACTTCATTTCTCAACAAAAAAATCCCAGTTGCCGAACCAATATGGATATCCACACTTTAGGTTGATAATAAGGTGTCAAATACAAGGCAGAAATAAACCTTTTAATCTAGAATTTACTAATGGCTAATGCATTTCCCTTTTGCAAGAGCAGTACATAACAAGGTGTGGTTTTTATGGAATTCATTGCCTATTTTAGTACTATCCTAGAAGTCCAGGTGAGTTATTTATCGCCTAATGGAAGTGTGGCAAGAGTGCAGATGAAATTGACTACAAGAATATTTTAAATCCTAGTCCATGTCATTTCTTGCGTCTTACAGAATCTCTCAAACGAGGCTATCTTATGAGTCTAGATCCTAAATCACTTTACAATTCATACTTCAACCCTAAGAACTTAAATAATCCCCCATTTTTAACGACTCAAGTCCACTACTACTACCACTATACAGAATCAGTCGATGAACTGTTGGATTAGTCGATGAACTGTAGAATTCAGTTTCTTGTACAATCAAAATTGATAACTCTAAACTCTTAACTTGATGAAAGAATAAGATATAGAATGCAAAAACATAACAAGGAAGCCTCATCCACGCTTCATTGAACGGAAGATATACTACTAAAGATGTTACAACACTAGGTAGACTTTAATATGCATTAATCAGGGAAAGAGTTTTCATACCTGACTCTAAGACATCGACCTCGTTCTCCTCATCTCCAAATGTAGAAGGATCCATGTCAATTGGTGTCCGTAACCAGTTTTGCATTTAGGTGATACAGGACACTCAATTCAACTAGGCAGAAAcatacagccaagatttgacaACCAGCGAGAGACACTGAACACAATTAGCTTAAGCAATTTTAGGTGTATACAGATATAAGTAAAGAGTTTGAAACTGTGACTGATTCTAGCTATCCATTAAAGCAAACAATCATAGACTACTACATATTTCCCACACCATATATTAGTGAGAAAGATTACCCTTTTGTAAGTCATTAATTATACAGATCATTTGGCTTCATTAGCACATGTCTTCCCAAAACGACTCACCTACCAGCTTAaccaggaaaaaaaatgaaattgtcTTTACTTCCCCTCTAATCAAAAACACTTATGATAAACATACCAAGAAAAAATGCAGTCCACTTAAACATTAACACAAACAACGAATTGAGAAATAAgttcacaaaagaaaagaaagaactacAAATCTCAGAACTGATAATTGAAATTTTGCAAAAATAACAACAGCGGTTATGTAACTGTTGAAGCAAATTTCATTTTACAGGGCGACTGAATAAGGTTTGTAAACTATAAACACCAACCATACTTCTGAATGATTACTCCTTGGAAAGCAAGCTAGTGCTACTACTATTTGATACAAGACCGGATGTTAGGTCAAGTGTACATATGATGAGATGCAAACATTTCTGATTGACAATCTCACTTAGGAAATCTTGCTAAAAAGATATAAACAATTTCTAGTGATCAATCATGCATTGAATTGTCCCTTTAAAGTGTGATACTTATTAGATTACTTGAGTTCAAGGATGACAAAATTGGAAGGCAATTCATATTTCCACAGAAACATACATGCAAGACATTTTTTTAGGCAAATATTATCGTCAGTGTAACTAGATTATCTTGAGAAGTATATCAACTATAACCTAAACAATACAACCAAAATACCCAATCATCCAATTACACCATCAATGTAACAAATTCATACGTATTCCTAAGGGTTCTCACATTCAGCAAATGGGATTCAATGTTTTTTTGCTCTACTTTACCTGCTTTGCATCCTTAACCAGAGCAGCACTCATGAGCTTGGGTTGTTCTGCAATATCAGTTGGGGTTTCCGTAGTAGTGTTAGCAGGTGGCTCTGGATAATTTtcaatttaagaccctagaagcAAAATAATTCAAGAATAGATTCAGGACCTTCAggtaagaaaacaaaagaagataagaaaacaaacaatcaaggataagaaaaataaagaataaaccTTTTGTGGGAAGCTTCAGCATCTCTTGATGGAGCTTCTTCAAATGCTAACCGATCTTCTTCTCTACTCTTCAGCATCTCTTGATGGAGCTTCTTCAAATGCTAACCGATCTTCTTCTCTACTCTTCTCTGTTTGTTCTCTACTCTTCACTATTCTTTGTTGGTTTATCCCTCCCTGTTAATTGTGAATACTTGTTTACTCACATAATCAAAATCTCACTGAAATTGATTGAAATATTGAAAACATATAAattcaagacatgggttttagctagaAATCATATTTTGGAACTGtcctaatcaattaagattacttAAGATCGTATCCTACAACATGCattaaatcgtaaaaccctaagatttttcaatcaatttaacacaaaaataaataaaaatccatTGCAGTTAGATCTTACCTTGAACCAACCGAGTAAAGGGTTTTAAATGAGACCCTGAAATATGAACATGAGATTGTTCGAGTTCAATTTTCTATGTAGAGaaaaaatggttgaaggagaaaaCTAGGAAGAAAGGATTTTCTGTGTTCGATCAATTCGCGAAAAGAGATAATAAGAGAGAAAACAAGTTTGTATTTTTACCCCTGATTTGTTTTAAAATGACGAAAAAATGGGcacgaaataaaaagaaattaaggACTATTTGGTCTTTTTGATATATTAGGCGAGTAaacgggtagggtaggataatttcgagttTTATCCGTCACCCTATCCATTTGACGGCGGATAAAAAATTGTttaaccgtcaccctacccgtcaaATGACGGGCAGGATAGGATACGGGTAAAAGATTGGCGGGTAGGATAGGAAAACGGGTATGGGTAGGATACGTGGCCCTAGGCCTGATCCTGGAGAACCTATGAAATTTAGTAAGTAGGGACAGACAACGTAAATATTTAATCACGTGGAGTAGCTAAGAATTTAATGTTCTTTGGCGCAGTTCCTATGGGTATTTGCAGATATGATTTTTGGTCAGTCACATGGATGGACAAACGTGGATGAACAAACGATCTTTTTTATTATGGTAAAATGTGTTGTCCGGCCTAAGAAGAAGCCTGCAGTAAAAGTCAAGACATGAGGCAGTACATGAGCCGCACGCGATTGAAATATACATGCATGTGGTTAGATATAATCAGATGGCGATTGAATAAAAATCGCCAACAGACAAATTGTCAATAACTCTTTTTCCAACGGCTCAAATTTTTAAACACTACGTTCTTATGTTTTTTAACCATTTTCACTCACACcattccattttcttcttccaaatttTAAAATGAAAAATCGTATACTTACTCTTAGTAGAAACTAGTTCACAAAAATAAAGAGCAACGTAAACACTTTCACGATTTTTTTTTGAACAGATGAACGAATACCTACCAATGTTGATGTTACTCAAAATCGTGTTGTTGAGTTTGCTTCGCCGAATATAGTTGTTGGTCCAAATTTAATCTTAGGTCATATACCAGGGTGTCGAGACCGGGCTGGATATCATACAATGAGAAGCGAGTACAAAGACTTAAATGTTGTTTATCTATCTCTCCCCGGTGCAGTTCGAGAAAGAGTCGATAAATATGCATGGGGTCTTATTTTATATATCACAAAAAATACAACAATATTATTGTATTGGTAGAAAGGTGGTGGCCTACGACGCACCCGTTGCATTTCCTGGAGTTTGAGTTCATTACACCAAAATGAATATTTATTTTTAAACAATTTTGTAGATCACAAAAAACATGTTAATATTATTGTTCAAATATTGGTAGAAAGGTAGTGGCATACGATGCACCCGTTCCATTTCGTGGACTTTGAGTTTATTACACCAAAATGAATATTTATTTTTGCAGGTAGTCATTTTGCTTTTTATGACCATAACATATATTGTATGCGCACGAGGTAGGGCTCAAATTTAGGCATGATCTTGTCTGTGATACTATTGCTGATATGTGCTTTTGATATGGTGTGCCTGCTGAGAAAGAGGTTTCTCTCCAATGATGGTGGCTCATTGAGACATGAGGATATTCTGCTTTACA includes the following:
- the LOC113289821 gene encoding protein MITOFERRINLIKE 1, chloroplastic-like, yielding MKDNFSSFMYLPPQNPKVPNHLHTITDFNNFYNNFNTILLSSTQNHNSPNKVLKKNGKNFRRNNHNLNFSSTSLSIENPEEPTSQNWLKIQPAIKGSSKVKVLLKNVSVIEKALIGATAGGIAGAFTYVCLLPLDTIKTKLQTKGADKIYNGTFDAIAKTFQSSGILGFYRGVSAVIIGSTFSSAMYFGTCEFGKSVLSKVPNYPAVLIPPTAGAMGNIVSSAIMVPKELITQRMQTGAKGRSWEVLVKILQKDGILGLYAGYSATLLRNLPAGVLSYSSFEYLKSAVLSKTGQENLEPLQSVCCGALAGAISASITTPLDVVKTRLMTQVQGETKNKVSAVVYSGVNETVKQILKEEGWVGFSRGMGPRVVHSACFAALGYFAFETARLTLLHQYLKKKQAEEEMVNTSV